In Actinoplanes sp. NBC_00393, a single genomic region encodes these proteins:
- a CDS encoding DUF1963 domain-containing protein codes for MEPRLVDQLNRLAEAAVHDPAQVRTLQQIVEHDQDRSVRERARQVARPFVPRPDSEADLERWLNNPLVGLAGLDLNPQPGLAVVPDPDAEGLTWFCGEPVAGLPEWPRRADGIPLVHLLQVRLGDRGPLSRRHPAMPTEGILQFFHDLEAIGDEPADGVNGGWLVHHTLHGDTATLLPRPDDLTDDEFRDRCPAREEVTWTFPSPLDLDLDDRAFELLEAAHERVLETVTSAWGTYDLEEPPDDVPLLFAHGAEERLIAYQRLADVLSLADRDDNYVLLADIPGVGPLDGWVGDMGHIEYWIRDSDLTKQDFAQAWALLR; via the coding sequence GTGGAACCCCGGCTGGTCGACCAGCTCAATCGGCTGGCGGAAGCGGCCGTCCACGATCCGGCGCAGGTACGGACGTTGCAGCAGATCGTGGAGCACGATCAGGATCGTTCAGTCCGGGAGCGCGCCCGCCAGGTGGCTCGCCCGTTCGTCCCGCGGCCGGACTCGGAAGCTGACCTGGAACGCTGGCTGAACAACCCCCTCGTCGGGCTGGCCGGCCTCGACCTGAATCCTCAGCCGGGGCTGGCGGTGGTGCCCGATCCCGACGCCGAGGGACTGACCTGGTTCTGCGGTGAGCCAGTTGCCGGTCTCCCCGAATGGCCGCGCCGCGCTGACGGCATCCCACTGGTTCACCTGCTGCAGGTCCGGTTGGGCGATCGGGGCCCACTGTCGAGGCGGCATCCGGCGATGCCGACCGAGGGCATCCTGCAGTTCTTCCACGACCTGGAAGCCATCGGCGACGAGCCGGCCGACGGCGTGAACGGTGGTTGGCTGGTCCACCACACGCTGCACGGCGACACCGCGACGCTTCTGCCCCGGCCGGACGATCTGACTGACGACGAGTTTCGTGACCGATGCCCGGCGCGCGAAGAGGTGACGTGGACGTTTCCCTCTCCGCTCGACCTTGACCTCGACGACCGGGCGTTCGAGTTGTTGGAGGCCGCCCATGAGCGCGTGCTGGAGACGGTGACATCGGCGTGGGGAACCTACGACCTGGAAGAGCCTCCTGACGATGTTCCCTTGCTCTTCGCTCACGGCGCGGAGGAACGACTGATCGCCTATCAGCGCCTCGCCGATGTCCTGTCACTGGCCGACCGCGACGACAACTATGTACTTCTCGCTGACATCCCCGGCGTCGGCCCTCTCGACGGATGGGTCGGCGACATGGGGCACATCGAGTACTGGATCCGCGACAGCGACCTCACCAAGCAGGACTTCGCCCAGGCGTGGGCGCTTCTACGCTAA
- a CDS encoding Crp/Fnr family transcriptional regulator, whose protein sequence is MTSLASIPALHTLTPTALEKLAGRTRTAHFAAGAVLRPAGEAPSSVMFLMSGTVVATHSRPAGVEVWPEQWTGPVIVDKAAALGGHPPATGLMALTNIFVRLLPPAAFLDLLEEERSVRKHVLAQLARDAMAARRRLAQFATLPAVAQIAGWLSEQNRDQPVAWRGSQEQLARVLGLSRVTVNRALARLTHAGAVKQATHGIIIVDRARLDTFVEN, encoded by the coding sequence ATGACCTCTTTGGCTTCTATCCCGGCCCTGCATACGCTCACGCCTACCGCGTTGGAGAAGCTGGCAGGTCGGACACGGACGGCACACTTTGCCGCGGGTGCCGTGCTGCGGCCAGCCGGTGAGGCGCCGAGTTCGGTGATGTTCCTTATGTCGGGGACGGTCGTGGCAACACACAGCCGGCCCGCCGGTGTCGAGGTGTGGCCCGAGCAGTGGACTGGTCCGGTGATCGTGGACAAGGCCGCGGCACTCGGCGGGCATCCACCCGCAACCGGCTTGATGGCGCTGACCAATATTTTCGTACGCCTACTACCTCCCGCTGCTTTCCTGGACCTGCTGGAGGAGGAACGATCGGTGCGCAAGCACGTGCTCGCCCAGTTGGCGCGGGACGCCATGGCCGCTAGGCGGCGACTCGCCCAGTTCGCTACTTTGCCTGCCGTAGCACAGATTGCTGGCTGGTTGAGCGAGCAGAACCGCGATCAACCGGTCGCCTGGCGCGGATCGCAGGAGCAGTTGGCTCGCGTTCTCGGCCTCAGTCGTGTCACTGTGAATCGGGCATTGGCGCGATTAACTCACGCTGGTGCTGTCAAGCAGGCTACGCACGGAATCATCATTGTCGACCGTGCCCGTCTCGATACATTCGTCGAAAATTGA
- a CDS encoding YciI family protein, translating into MWIIELRFLPTPERLAARPAHRSHLTALHHENVVRMAGPLAGDAGAVIVVEAPDRKAVDSLIAADPYFATAGVDVVQIREWEPFLQ; encoded by the coding sequence ATGTGGATCATCGAGCTTCGTTTCCTCCCTACTCCTGAGCGATTGGCTGCGCGGCCGGCGCACCGCAGCCATCTGACTGCCCTGCACCATGAGAACGTCGTCCGCATGGCGGGTCCTCTGGCGGGTGATGCCGGAGCCGTGATTGTCGTGGAGGCGCCCGACCGGAAGGCCGTTGACTCACTCATCGCCGCCGACCCCTATTTCGCCACCGCCGGTGTCGATGTCGTTCAGATTCGAGAATGGGAACCATTCCTTCAATAG
- a CDS encoding alkyl/aryl-sulfatase gives MARLEPGVIKASDGRVVYDADAYTAATAGDCPPTVNPSLWRQSQLTAIQGLFEVTEGIYQLRGIELSNMTLVEGDTGVIVIDPAVSAEVSAAGLALYRAHRGDRPVRAVIYTHSHIDHFGGVLGVVDADTDVPIIAPAGFLDHAVSENVYAGTAMLRRGMYHTGMALPVSATGTLGVGLGSGTSMGTAGLLAPTLDITHTGQEETLDGVRIIFQMTPGTEAPSEMNFHFPRQRALCLSENVTHNLHNLLTLRGAEVRDARGWSRYINEAIELFSEDSDVAFASHHWPTWGPDNIVTLMREQRDLYAFLHDQTLRLMNQGYIGTEIAEMIEMPPGLDAAWHTHGYYGSVSHNVKAIYQRYLGWYDGNPAHLWQHPPEAAAARYVQVIGGVDATVTRAREFADAGDLRFAAELAGHAVFADANHADARALLSEVFTRLGHGSECATWRNNFLTGAQELHGPVAPMGVSSAGMAGALTVTQLFDSLAIRLDGKRAWDTTASIRWHFSDTGDIYRMELSNGVLSHHPTSRLSDADLVITLTKPQLLGMLGGAGSSGVRFDGDPKVFTMIAGLTDEPDPRFAIVTP, from the coding sequence GTGGCACGCCTCGAGCCGGGCGTCATCAAAGCGTCGGACGGTCGGGTGGTCTACGACGCCGACGCCTATACCGCGGCGACCGCGGGAGACTGCCCGCCGACGGTGAACCCGAGCCTGTGGCGCCAGAGCCAGTTGACCGCGATCCAGGGCCTGTTCGAGGTGACCGAAGGCATCTACCAGCTGCGCGGCATCGAACTGTCGAACATGACCCTCGTCGAGGGCGACACCGGCGTGATCGTGATCGACCCTGCGGTATCGGCAGAGGTGTCGGCGGCCGGGTTGGCGCTCTACCGGGCGCATCGCGGTGACCGGCCGGTCCGCGCGGTGATCTACACCCACTCACACATCGACCATTTCGGCGGTGTCCTCGGCGTCGTCGACGCGGACACCGACGTGCCGATCATCGCTCCGGCCGGGTTCCTGGACCATGCGGTGTCGGAGAACGTGTACGCCGGGACGGCGATGCTGCGCCGCGGCATGTACCACACCGGCATGGCCCTGCCGGTGAGCGCGACGGGAACGCTCGGCGTCGGGCTCGGCTCGGGTACATCGATGGGTACGGCCGGCCTGCTCGCACCCACCCTGGACATTACCCACACCGGTCAGGAGGAGACGCTCGACGGCGTCCGGATCATCTTCCAGATGACGCCCGGCACCGAGGCGCCTTCCGAGATGAACTTCCATTTCCCGCGACAGCGCGCATTGTGCCTTTCCGAGAACGTCACCCACAACTTGCACAACCTGCTCACCTTGCGCGGCGCCGAGGTCCGCGATGCGCGCGGCTGGTCGCGTTACATCAACGAGGCGATCGAGTTGTTCAGCGAGGACAGCGACGTGGCGTTCGCCTCGCACCACTGGCCGACCTGGGGCCCGGACAACATCGTCACCTTGATGAGGGAACAGCGTGACCTGTACGCGTTCCTGCACGACCAGACACTGCGGTTGATGAACCAGGGCTACATCGGCACCGAGATCGCCGAGATGATCGAGATGCCGCCCGGGCTGGACGCCGCCTGGCACACGCACGGCTACTACGGCTCGGTCAGCCACAACGTCAAGGCGATCTACCAGCGATACCTCGGCTGGTACGACGGCAACCCGGCCCACCTGTGGCAGCATCCGCCGGAAGCCGCCGCGGCCCGCTACGTCCAGGTCATCGGCGGTGTCGACGCCACCGTGACCCGGGCCCGGGAGTTCGCCGACGCAGGAGACCTGAGGTTCGCCGCCGAACTCGCTGGCCACGCTGTGTTCGCGGATGCGAACCATGCTGACGCCAGGGCGCTGCTCAGCGAGGTGTTCACCCGCCTCGGCCATGGATCGGAGTGCGCGACCTGGCGTAACAACTTCCTCACCGGGGCCCAGGAGTTGCACGGTCCAGTGGCGCCGATGGGGGTCAGTTCAGCGGGCATGGCGGGCGCTCTCACGGTGACGCAGCTGTTCGACAGCCTCGCCATCCGCCTCGACGGTAAACGCGCCTGGGACACCACGGCCTCGATCCGGTGGCATTTCAGCGACACCGGCGACATCTACCGCATGGAGCTGTCCAACGGCGTGCTCAGCCATCATCCGACCAGCCGGCTCAGCGACGCCGACCTCGTGATCACGCTGACAAAGCCGCAGCTGCTGGGCATGCTCGGCGGCGCCGGCAGCAGCGGCGTCCGGTTCGACGGTGACCCGAAGGTGTTCACCATGATCGCAGGCCTCACCGACGAGCCCGATCCGCGGTTCGCCATCGTCACCCCTTGA